One window of Neptuniibacter halophilus genomic DNA carries:
- a CDS encoding BCCT family transporter: MNQQVLNRPKSSEYTSDYKAGQDNVQVMGMDIHNPVFTTSALAILTFIILALMFPADAKDMLVGARTWSIETFDWLFMIGGNIFVLFCLALIVLPVGKVRLGGAAAKPDFSRLSWFSMLFAAGMGIGLMFWSVAEPVAYYTDWWGTPLNAAAKTPAGADAAMAATMFHWGLHPWAIYGVVALALGFFTYNKGLPLTIRSAFYPLLGERVWGLTGHIIDIVAVLATIFGLATSLGLGASQAASGLNFLFGVDNNISTQIAVIVAVSAIAIFSVVRGLDGGVKVLSNINMLIAAALLLFVVIAGGLTGFFGHLFNTVGNYATDILPLSNWMGREDEKFYTGWTVFYWAWWVSWSPFVGMFIARVSKGRTVREFMTAVLLIPTLVSAVWMSAFGAQALDQVQGGVGQLANGLGDVSLAMFQMLENLPLAQITSAMAIILVLVFFITSSDSGSLVIDSITAGGKVDAPVPQRIFWAVLQGVIAGVLLYGGGSEALTALQAGAITTGLPFTAILLLMCVSIYKGLKTEI; the protein is encoded by the coding sequence ATGAACCAACAAGTTCTAAACCGCCCTAAGTCGTCTGAGTATACCTCTGACTATAAGGCCGGACAGGACAATGTGCAGGTAATGGGGATGGATATCCATAACCCCGTCTTTACTACCAGCGCGCTGGCAATTCTCACCTTTATTATTCTCGCTCTTATGTTTCCCGCCGATGCCAAAGATATGCTGGTGGGTGCGCGGACCTGGTCGATCGAAACCTTTGACTGGTTGTTTATGATCGGCGGCAATATCTTCGTCCTGTTCTGTCTCGCCCTGATTGTACTGCCCGTGGGTAAAGTACGCCTCGGCGGTGCAGCAGCCAAACCCGATTTCAGTCGTCTCTCTTGGTTCTCAATGCTGTTCGCAGCAGGTATGGGTATCGGCCTGATGTTCTGGAGTGTCGCCGAGCCTGTGGCTTACTACACCGACTGGTGGGGTACGCCTCTGAACGCGGCAGCGAAGACACCGGCGGGTGCGGATGCGGCCATGGCGGCGACCATGTTCCACTGGGGCCTGCACCCCTGGGCAATCTACGGTGTGGTCGCGCTCGCACTGGGTTTCTTCACCTACAACAAGGGCCTGCCACTGACCATCCGTTCTGCTTTCTATCCGCTGTTGGGTGAGCGGGTCTGGGGTCTGACCGGTCATATCATTGATATTGTTGCGGTACTGGCGACGATCTTCGGTCTGGCGACTTCACTGGGTCTGGGTGCTTCTCAGGCGGCCAGTGGTCTGAACTTCCTGTTTGGCGTTGATAACAACATCTCCACACAGATTGCGGTTATCGTGGCGGTGTCTGCGATTGCGATCTTCTCCGTGGTACGTGGTCTGGATGGTGGCGTTAAAGTGTTGAGTAACATCAACATGCTGATCGCTGCTGCACTGCTGCTGTTTGTAGTGATTGCCGGCGGGCTGACAGGTTTCTTCGGTCACCTCTTCAATACGGTGGGTAACTACGCGACAGACATTCTGCCGCTGAGTAACTGGATGGGCCGTGAAGACGAGAAGTTCTACACCGGCTGGACCGTGTTCTACTGGGCATGGTGGGTATCCTGGTCACCGTTCGTTGGTATGTTTATCGCACGTGTCTCCAAAGGCCGTACTGTACGTGAGTTTATGACCGCTGTTCTGCTGATTCCGACACTGGTATCCGCAGTCTGGATGTCTGCTTTCGGTGCACAGGCGCTGGATCAGGTACAGGGTGGTGTAGGTCAGTTGGCGAATGGTCTGGGTGATGTATCACTGGCGATGTTCCAGATGCTGGAAAACCTGCCTCTGGCTCAGATCACTTCAGCGATGGCGATTATTCTGGTACTGGTGTTCTTTATTACCTCCTCCGACTCCGGTTCTCTGGTAATCGATTCCATCACCGCAGGCGGTAAAGTGGATGCGCCAGTTCCGCAGCGTATCTTCTGGGCGGTTCTGCAGGGTGTGATTGCCGGTGTACTGCTTTACGGTGGTGGCTCTGAAGCACTGACTGCACTGCAGGCGGGAGCGATCACAACCGGTCTGCCGTTCACTGCAATTCTGCTGCTGATGTGTGTCAGTATCTACAAAGGTCTGAAAACCGAGATCTGA